CGCCGCGGCTCAATCGCTTGTTGAAGTGCGCCGCACGGCCGATGGGACCATCGATGCCTCGACGCTCGCCCTGGTGCGCCCGATCTACGTCGAAGGACTTCGGAGCGACAACCCGGCCGTGCGCCATGCCGCCGTCTTGGCGGTCGATGCTGTCGGTGCGCAAGCCGTGGAATTCCTGACCGAGGTCAGCGCGATGCTCAAGATCGATCAAGACTACGCGGCCCGCGTCGGCGAATACATCGTCGCGACGCGAAAGGAGTAGCCTAGCGATTGCCGTAAGAAGTTCGATGCCGGTACCGACGGCATAACCGGGACAATCGGATCCGTTTGTTTATTTTTGCAAATCTCATGTGGTAAGCCGCGACGTAGGGTTGCTCGCGTCGAATCATTGCCGCGGGCTCTCAAGTCGCTTGCAGGAATAAGTCCATGTCTCAGGTCGCCGTCGCATCGCGCGTTGAACCTCGTTATGAAATCGATGGCGAACTCGCCGTAACGCTCATTATCGAGCCCGACGACTATCGCTCCGCGCCGATCGAGGTGGAAGCGACGCTCATCAATCTATCGGCAAGCGGTGCGAAGCTAGCCGTGCCGACGGCGCTCGAGCAAGACAAGACGGTGCGCATCAAGCTCGTCGTCGATCGACTCGGTCTAAGCTTTTATTTGTCGGCGCGTGTTTGCTGGGCGGCACCGGAAGGGGAAAGTTCCAGCATCGTCGGCTGTCAGCTTTCGCCGAATATCCCGGAAGGAATTCTGCAGCACATCGCCCAAGGAGGCCGGCTCAACCGTCGCGATCAAGATCGTCGCGCGACGTCGATGCAGGTGGGAATCGCTCGCGGCGGCATCCGACTTTGGTCGCGTGAAAAAGCGGTGATTCGAAACTATGCCGCCGGCGGCGTCTGCTTGGAAATGACGAAGTCGGCTCAGCTCGCCGAAGTGCTCCGTCTTCGCTTTGCGATGGATGAACTCGAAGGGGTCGACGTCGTCGTCCGTTGGGTCATCCAACAGGAAGACCGGTTTCTCATGGGCTGCGAATACCAAAACGCAACCAGCTTCGCTCGCCTGCAAGCGGTCTTCAATTAACGGCTGCGTTTAATTCGCCGCCGACAACCGAAGCACGCAATACACGAGATACTCCGGCACTTTGATTTCGAGAACGTCGCCGCTGCGCTTCGTCTCTACGACGCGCGGCTCGCTCCATTCCGGCGAGTGCGCCGTCACTTTGCCGATCTGCGTATCCGGCGGAACGACGAACCGCAACGTCGCCGGCTTCGCAGCGATCGGCTTCTCGTCCATCGCTCCTTGACCGGTCTTGTTCTTTACCAAGTCGGGCTCGGTACGGTCGTAGTTGACGAGATGCAACGTCAACTCGCCGCCTGCTCCCGTCTTGCCGAACGAACGATTCGCCGACAGCCGCACCGTCCAGGGTGCATCGAGCTGCGTTCGCTTCTGCGGCAGCACTGCCGACAACTTGGCGGCATCGATTTTCGTCGGATCGATTACCGCCGAGTACCCGTTCAAAGCCGCGGCCGGAAGATCGTCGGTTCGCACGTCGAATAAAACGTGATCGTCGAGCAACTGCGCGCCGATCTGCTTGAACTTCTCGACCGCCGCGACATCACCCGCGTGGACATGCGTGCGAGGATATAGCAGCGCCACCTCGGCATGCGAGCCGCTGCCGCGAAAGACGTCGTCGAGCTCGCGAATGAAGTTGTAATAGCGCACGATCACCTCGCGCGCCTCCGGTTCCGTAAAGCGAGTGTAAAAGCCCATCGGTGCGCCACCGTTTGCGGCAAGCTCCGCGATCGTGACGCGAATCCGCGTATGCTCGTACTTGCCGAGCGTATAAGGTTTGTCTTGGAGAGCAGCCCGGATGTAACGGGCTTGCAGCGTTCCTTCGCCGAGGAAATGGGCTTTCAAATCGCTGTAGCAAGCGGCACCACCGGTGCTATACCAGGTGTAGTCTTCGTTGCGACCCCAAAGATCGCCCGGCAGCAAACAGCGCTCATCGCCGTTGATTTGCGAAAAGTTTCCGAGATGGTTCCACTGCGCAGCCATTAGATCGTATTTGAGCGATCGCCCGTGCTCGATGAACACTTCGTCGAACGCGCGCTTGTTGCCGATCTGCGAGAACGCGAGCATCTCACGCCGGAGCGGCGTCGACTCTTCGGGCTTATGCCAACTCACGATCTCCTCGAACTTATGCCCCTTCAGATCGGCGATAGCGAACTTCTCACGCAATTGGTCGGCGTTGTAGCGCTCGGTAAGATGTTGCTTGAAGCCGGCGACGCAATGCCGACAGTGACAATCGTGGCGATAGAAATAGTTGGCGACGAAGCCGTCGACCCCTTGCTTGATGCCGTAGCGTACCCACGCCTTGAGCACGGCCCGCCAGTCGGGATTGTTCAAGCAAGCCCAATACTCTTTCATGCCGCCTATGGAGTAGCTGTTGTTTGCGATGAGCTTTCCGTCTTTATCGACTTCGAGCATCGAGAGCAGATCGGTCGTCGGCTTAGGACCGAGTTCCTTTTCGTCCCACAGGTCACGATAGAACTTGAAGAAGCCACGCGGTCCTTCCGGACCATCGGGATCGCCGACGAGGAACTTCACGTTCATGTGGCCGATTACTTTGACGTTCTTTGCGTGCAACTCCTTATTCTTCTCGGCGAACCAGGCACCGCATTCCTTCAAACCCTGCACCGGGAGATGGGCCGGATAGCCGTTGTATTGCGGTGTGTGCGCGAGCGACCAGAAGTGTGCGCCGTAGAAACCAAATTGCGCCAGATCCGGCTTGGCATCCGCGATAAACGGCATGTAGCGAGGGTCGGCATACTCGGCCCAATGCCCGACCATCCGCGTGAATTCGTGCCGTGGCGCGGGCTTGCGCGGTGCAGGAGCCGTATTCGTTGCGGTCGCCACGGCCGGTTCGGCAGAGATGGCCGATTGCGATGCCTGCGCGGCGAGCACGAGCACACAGGCCCAAACGAGAACTTTTAGCGGCGATTTCATGGGCGGGGCTCCGATGTCAAATGGAGGAGCAAGCGGGCAGACAAGAGGGGCGAGCGACGGCGTGCTACGAGCGTCGATCGTACCGCAAGCCGGTCGACGATGCGCATTATATATAGTTCGAAATACCGACGAACTGCACGCTCCGGTGTTTGGCTGTTTTGCCGATTTCGAGTATGATAAAAGCCCACGAACCAAGGCTCCTTCGCGAGCCTCCCGCCCAGGAATCCGCCCACTTGCCATCCCTTTTTCATACCTGCGCGCACAGCCAATCAGGCTGCGTCGCGCGTAGCCGACGCCCCGTGGCTTCCGTTAGGTGCTCCAAGTCAATGCTTGGTTTGTCGATCTTGTTCTTTTCGGCGGTCGTATTTCCCAACGTCACCGCGGCCGCTTCGCCAAACGTGCCATCGCACGTCCCCTCGTTCGCACAAGAGATCGTGCCGACTTTCTACAAGCTCGGCTGCAACGCCGGCGAGTGCCATGGCTCGTTTTCCGGCAAAGGAAACTTCCGCCTTTCGCTGTTCGCGGCCGACGCCGAGGCCGACCACTTATCGATCCACGACGCTTTCGACCGACGCATCGATCGCCAATCTCCGGCCGATAGCTTGCTGCTGAAAAAACCAACCATGGGCATGCCGCACGGCGGCGGCCTCCGGCTTCGCAAGGATAGCCCTGAGTACGCATTGTTGCTTAAGTGGATCGAAGCCGGTGCGAAGACCGATCACACGACCGCGCCGCGCGTCACGGCGGTCGAAGTCGATCCGCCCGTCCTCGAAGTTGCCGTCGGGACGAAGAGCGCGCCGCTACGCGTCACGGCCCGCTTCAGCGACGGCACCCGGCGTGACGTTTCCTCGTTTGCACGATTTGAATCGCTCGACGCCAGCCTTGCCGAAACCGACGGCGCCGTGATCTCGACGCGCCGCCCCGGCGACACGCACATCCTCGCACACTACGCCGGTCAGATCGGCTACGCAAACGTCCTCGCTCCGGTAGCCGAGAAGCCGACGAAGTTCCCTGCGGAAACTCTGACGGACTCCGTCGATCGACTGATCGTCGATAAGTTACGTCGGCTCCATGTCGTGCCGGCCGATCTTTGTTCCGACAACGATTTCCTGCGTCGCGTTTATCTCGACGTCGTCGGTCGCTTGCCGTCTCCCGACGAGGTGCGCCGTTTTACGTCCGACAAGTCGCCGAACAAGCGGAGCGCGGAGATCGATCGTCTGCTCGTCGATCCGCTGCATGCCGCCGTTTGGGCGAACAAGATGTGCGATGCGATGGGTGCCGACAATCGCACGATGTACGACCAGTCGGTGTATCGCATCTACGACTGGATGCGAAATCGCTTCGAACGCAACATCGGCTGGGACCAGATCGTTCGCGGCGCGTTGACCGGTTCGATCGCCGATGACCGCACGCTCGCGCAACTCGAAAAAGAACACGAGCGCATCAAGCTGGCACGCGAAGCACAAGCCGCTGCGAATGCCGAGGCCAAAAAGACCGGGAAGAAAGTCGAGCCGACGGTCGTGCATCTCACCGACAAGCCGTGGCGGTCGGAAATGGCGCTGCGCAACACGCTCGAAGACTTTTCGTACAACTTAAAGTTTCGCGTGCAGGCAGGCCCGCGCAAGGGACAAATGGACGCGCGGCCTCTGTCGCAGCATGTCGCGACGGCGTTTCTCGGCGTTCGGCTCGAATGCGCCGAGTGCCACAAGCATCCGCACGACCGTTGGTCGCAACAAGATTTCTTCAGCTTTACTGCGGCGTTCTCCTATTTGAAGCGCGGCGTCTCGCCCGAGATGACGGCGAAGAAGCTGACGTTTATCAACGGCGTCTTCGTAACCGATGTGCCGGAAGAAACCTTTCTCGATCCCAAGACCGGCGAGCCTTTGCCGCCGCGTGCTTTGGGTGGACCCGTGATTCAGACTAAAGCCGGCGTCGATCCACGGCTTGAGATCTGGAAGTGGATGGTCGCTCCGGAGAATCCGTATTTCGCTCGCGCGATGGTCAACCGCGTGTGGGCTCATTACTTCGGCCGTGGTTTGATCGAACCGGTCGATGCCTTGTCCGAAGCGAATCCGCCGTCGCATCCGGAAGTGATGGATGCACTCGTCGCAGACTTCCGCAACAGCGGCTACGACCTGCGCCGCCTCCATCGTCGCATCTTGAACACACGTAGTTATCAGCGCGATTGGATGACGAACGCTTCGAATGCCGATGAAGAGCGCAACTACTCGCATCGCGTGCTGCGCCGCATGCCGGCCGAATTCGTACTCGATGCTCTCGCCGACGTCACCGGCACTCCGATCAAGCTCGACATCACGATCTACGGCGGTCCCGGCGACGACCGAACCGTCGAACGCGCGATCGATATGCCGCTCAGTCGTCCGCGCGGCGACGACAGCTATGTGCTGAAGATCTTCGACAAACCGCTTCGCACGCAAAGCTGCGATTGCGAACGCTCCAGCGGCCCGAACCTGAGCCAAGCGTTGTTTCTTTACAACGACACGGCCCTGACGAAGAAGATCGCCGACCCGGCTGGTCGCCTCGCGAAGCTACTCAAAGCAACTCCCGACGACGACCGCCTGCTCGACGAGCTTTACTTGCTGACACTCGCTCGTCTGCCGAACGACGCCGAACGAACTCGTTCGCGCGAGCATTTGAAGTCGGCTTCGAGTCGCACGCTCGGTTTCGAAGACTTGTTCTGGTCGCTCCTCAATCGGCGTGAGTTCTTGATCATTCACTAATAGCGCCTCGGTTGGTTCCGTTTTTCGCACGCTAGGTTTCTCGTTATGAACGTCTCCCACGGTTGCCGCGGCTTTACCCGTCGCGACATGTTGCAATTCGGCGGACTCGGCCTCTCCGCCCTCACGCTGCCGGCAATCTTGCGTAATGAGGCGCTGTTGCGAGCCGAGCAAGTCGCCAAGGCAAGCAAAGCGAAGAACGTCATCTTCATTTGGCAACAAGGGGGTCCGCCGCATCAAGACACTTGGGACATGAAGCCCGACGCACCGGCTGAAATTCGCGGCGAGTTCAAGCAGATCGCCACCGACTTGCCCGGCTATCATGTTTGCGAGCTGATGCCCGAGCTATCCAAGCGCATTCATAAGCTGACCGTTCTGCGCGGCGTCAACCATCACATTCCCGATCACAATCCGGCGAGCATGTTCATGCTCGGCTCCGGCAACGCCCCGAGCACGGCCCACAAGTACCCGACGTGGTCGGCCGTGGTGAAGCGTGAGATGCCGGAAATCACCGGCCTGCCGACTTCCGTTGCCATTCCGGTCGAGCCGAGCGAAGGGCCGGGGGCCGGCTTCCTCGGGTCCGCTTGGCAATCGTTCGCGATCCAGGCCGACCCGAGCGATAAGGAATTCAAAGCCCGCTCGATGTCGCTCCCGCCGGGCATCGACCGCGATCGTTTCGAAGTTCGCCGCAAATTGTTGATCGACACCGAGAAGTCTTTCGATCGCATGACGCAACGGCCCGATTTGCTGCGCGGCTACGACAAGTTCTACGAAGACGCGCATCAGATCATCCTCTCGCCGCGCACGAGTGCCGCGTTCCGCATGGACGAAGAATCGGAAAAACGACGCGACCGCTTCGGCCGCAACAAGCTGGGACAACGCCTCCTTCTCGCGCGCCGCTTGGTGCAAGCCGGCGTCCGCTTCGTCACGATCAACGAACCGGTCGGCTGGGACACGCACGCCGACAACTTCAAAAAGCTGCGCACGAACTTGCCTGTCGTCGATACGGCGGTCAGCGCGCTCGTCGACGATCTCGCGGAACACGGCATGCTCGACGATACGCTGGTGATGATGTTCGGCGAGTTCGGACGGACGCCGAAGATCAACGCTCAGTCCGGCCGCGACCATTGGGCCAAGGCGATGAGCATCATTCTCGCCGGCGGCGGCGTGCCTGGTGGGCTCGTCTACGGCAAGACCGACCGGGAAGGGGCTCTCGTCACCGACGCCAGCCATTCTCCGGCCGACTTCGCCTGCACCATCTACACGCTGCTCGGCATCGACCCGCACAAGAAGTACGTCTCGTCGGGCCAACCGGTAAGCCTCGTCAACGGCGGCAGCCCAATCACGGCGATCTGCGGAGCGTAAAGCGATGATGCGCGGCGTCGGCATCTTCTGCGCCTGGGCGACTTTCGCGTTCGCGAACTTGCAGCCCGTTCGCGCCGAGTTGCCCACCGCGGTGCTGAACGTCGTATACCCTGCAGGCATCCAAGCCGGCACATCGACCTCCGTCGCGATCGAAGGCATCGCTCTCGAAGGAGTCACCGATCTTCGCTCGACCGCGCCGGGCTTCGTCGCCGTGAAAGACGTCGACGCGAAGCCCCCCGGCAATAAATTTACCATTACCGTCCCTGCTACGACGCCGCCGGGCATCTACGATCTTCGCGCCGTCACGCAACACGGTCTCAGCTCGCCGCGCTCGTTCTTGGTGAGTCGGCTCGTCGAACGACTCGAAGGAGAAGCCAACGACACGGCCGAAACGCCGAACGGCGCTTCTCAGAACATAATTCCCTTGAATTCGGTCGTCAGCGGCAAGATCGAAA
This Planctomycetia bacterium DNA region includes the following protein-coding sequences:
- a CDS encoding DUF1501 domain-containing protein, whose protein sequence is MNVSHGCRGFTRRDMLQFGGLGLSALTLPAILRNEALLRAEQVAKASKAKNVIFIWQQGGPPHQDTWDMKPDAPAEIRGEFKQIATDLPGYHVCELMPELSKRIHKLTVLRGVNHHIPDHNPASMFMLGSGNAPSTAHKYPTWSAVVKREMPEITGLPTSVAIPVEPSEGPGAGFLGSAWQSFAIQADPSDKEFKARSMSLPPGIDRDRFEVRRKLLIDTEKSFDRMTQRPDLLRGYDKFYEDAHQIILSPRTSAAFRMDEESEKRRDRFGRNKLGQRLLLARRLVQAGVRFVTINEPVGWDTHADNFKKLRTNLPVVDTAVSALVDDLAEHGMLDDTLVMMFGEFGRTPKINAQSGRDHWAKAMSIILAGGGVPGGLVYGKTDREGALVTDASHSPADFACTIYTLLGIDPHKKYVSSGQPVSLVNGGSPITAICGA
- a CDS encoding PilZ domain-containing protein, coding for MSQVAVASRVEPRYEIDGELAVTLIIEPDDYRSAPIEVEATLINLSASGAKLAVPTALEQDKTVRIKLVVDRLGLSFYLSARVCWAAPEGESSSIVGCQLSPNIPEGILQHIAQGGRLNRRDQDRRATSMQVGIARGGIRLWSREKAVIRNYAAGGVCLEMTKSAQLAEVLRLRFAMDELEGVDVVVRWVIQQEDRFLMGCEYQNATSFARLQAVFN
- a CDS encoding DUF1549 and DUF1553 domain-containing protein — encoded protein: MLGLSILFFSAVVFPNVTAAASPNVPSHVPSFAQEIVPTFYKLGCNAGECHGSFSGKGNFRLSLFAADAEADHLSIHDAFDRRIDRQSPADSLLLKKPTMGMPHGGGLRLRKDSPEYALLLKWIEAGAKTDHTTAPRVTAVEVDPPVLEVAVGTKSAPLRVTARFSDGTRRDVSSFARFESLDASLAETDGAVISTRRPGDTHILAHYAGQIGYANVLAPVAEKPTKFPAETLTDSVDRLIVDKLRRLHVVPADLCSDNDFLRRVYLDVVGRLPSPDEVRRFTSDKSPNKRSAEIDRLLVDPLHAAVWANKMCDAMGADNRTMYDQSVYRIYDWMRNRFERNIGWDQIVRGALTGSIADDRTLAQLEKEHERIKLAREAQAAANAEAKKTGKKVEPTVVHLTDKPWRSEMALRNTLEDFSYNLKFRVQAGPRKGQMDARPLSQHVATAFLGVRLECAECHKHPHDRWSQQDFFSFTAAFSYLKRGVSPEMTAKKLTFINGVFVTDVPEETFLDPKTGEPLPPRALGGPVIQTKAGVDPRLEIWKWMVAPENPYFARAMVNRVWAHYFGRGLIEPVDALSEANPPSHPEVMDALVADFRNSGYDLRRLHRRILNTRSYQRDWMTNASNADEERNYSHRVLRRMPAEFVLDALADVTGTPIKLDITIYGGPGDDRTVERAIDMPLSRPRGDDSYVLKIFDKPLRTQSCDCERSSGPNLSQALFLYNDTALTKKIADPAGRLAKLLKATPDDDRLLDELYLLTLARLPNDAERTRSREHLKSASSRTLGFEDLFWSLLNRREFLIIH